A window from Polyangium spumosum encodes these proteins:
- a CDS encoding DUF4388 domain-containing protein codes for MESQLPKVSPPRRLALRFISGKYQGGEFLLEDKKEIVVGRSSDLDMVLVEDMVSRKHARIACGDPITIEDLGSTNGTFVNGERIKRATLKEGDRVLIGTNILKVVVAEGSQPGIRLPKRSEQPPSGRSPTRSMSGAIDEIPLPDLLQLLGSSKKTGLLVIRTDDEVGKIHLSKGAIVHASIDDSADLPPLKAAYRVLSWGSGTFDFEPPDEVLPKDLIDVSVQEILMEGLRQLDEYNAIKHKLPGKNAQLSVALPLKPLIRDLGPGELDVLQAVWNHAEMHVVMDKSPASDLDTGRTLLKLISSGYVRIE; via the coding sequence ATGGAAAGCCAACTGCCCAAGGTGTCGCCGCCGCGGAGGCTCGCGCTGCGCTTCATCTCCGGCAAATACCAGGGCGGAGAGTTCCTCCTGGAGGACAAGAAGGAGATCGTCGTCGGGCGCTCGAGCGACCTCGACATGGTCCTCGTGGAGGACATGGTCTCCCGCAAGCACGCGCGTATCGCGTGCGGCGACCCGATCACGATCGAGGACCTCGGCTCGACGAACGGCACCTTCGTCAACGGCGAGCGCATCAAGCGCGCGACGTTGAAGGAAGGGGATCGCGTGCTCATCGGCACGAACATCCTCAAGGTCGTCGTCGCCGAAGGTTCACAGCCCGGGATCCGCCTGCCCAAGCGCAGCGAGCAGCCGCCCTCGGGCCGATCGCCGACGCGCAGCATGTCCGGCGCGATCGACGAGATCCCGCTGCCCGATCTCCTGCAGCTCCTCGGCTCGTCGAAGAAGACGGGCCTGCTCGTGATCCGCACCGACGACGAGGTCGGCAAGATCCACCTCTCGAAGGGCGCGATCGTCCACGCGTCGATCGACGACAGCGCCGACCTGCCGCCGCTCAAGGCCGCGTATCGCGTCCTGTCGTGGGGGAGCGGCACGTTCGACTTCGAGCCGCCCGACGAGGTCCTGCCGAAGGATCTGATCGACGTGTCCGTGCAGGAGATCTTGATGGAAGGTCTCCGCCAGCTCGACGAGTACAACGCCATCAAGCACAAGCTGCCCGGGAAAAACGCGCAGCTCTCGGTGGCGCTGCCGCTGAAGCCGCTGATCCGGGATCTCGGGCCCGGCGAGCTCGACGTGCTGCAGGCCGTGTGGAACCACGCCGAGATGCACGTGGTGATGGACAAGAGCCCCGCGAGTGACCTCGACACGGGGCGCACGCTCTTGAAGCTGATCTCGTCGGGCTACGTGCGCATCGAGTAA
- a CDS encoding L-erythro-3,5-diaminohexanoate dehydrogenase — protein MTTLAGDPLGTHRVIAPKGALPQPAEKLDNDFSKVYATEIVVDVQTLNVDAASFRQMEEASGGDPDGVAALVMQTVQRRGKQHNPVTGSGGMLLGVVERVGDMAATRGFVPGDRVATLVSLSLTPLRLDRVIAVRPASAQLDVAGKAAVFLTAPIARMPTDMPERLVLALLDVAGAAPQVARLCGPGDTVVVLGAGGKSGLLCAAEARRRVGEKGKVIGVESFAAYADDLRALGICDHVATLDARDPLAVRDAVAPLTEGRGADLVLSCVNVPGVELSAILAARDRGKVYYFAMSTSFTAAALGAEGIGRDVDLFIGNGYAHDHAEHTLSLVRASRPLHELMQRRYT, from the coding sequence GTGACAACGCTTGCAGGAGACCCCCTCGGCACCCACCGCGTGATCGCGCCGAAAGGTGCGCTCCCCCAGCCCGCCGAGAAGCTCGACAACGACTTCTCCAAGGTCTACGCGACCGAGATCGTCGTCGACGTCCAGACCCTCAACGTCGACGCCGCGAGCTTCCGGCAGATGGAAGAGGCCTCCGGCGGGGATCCCGACGGCGTCGCCGCGCTCGTGATGCAGACCGTGCAGCGCCGCGGCAAGCAACACAACCCCGTCACGGGCTCCGGCGGCATGCTGCTCGGCGTGGTCGAGCGCGTCGGCGACATGGCCGCCACGCGCGGCTTCGTCCCGGGCGACCGCGTCGCCACGCTCGTCTCGCTCTCGCTCACGCCGCTCCGGCTCGATCGCGTGATCGCCGTACGACCCGCCTCCGCGCAGCTCGACGTCGCTGGCAAGGCGGCCGTCTTCCTCACGGCGCCGATCGCGCGCATGCCGACGGACATGCCCGAGCGGCTCGTGCTCGCCCTGCTCGACGTGGCCGGCGCCGCGCCGCAGGTCGCGCGCCTCTGCGGCCCCGGCGACACCGTCGTCGTGCTCGGCGCAGGCGGAAAATCCGGCCTGCTCTGCGCGGCCGAGGCGCGCCGCCGCGTGGGCGAGAAGGGCAAGGTGATCGGCGTCGAGTCCTTCGCCGCGTACGCCGACGACCTGCGCGCGCTCGGGATCTGCGATCACGTCGCGACGCTCGACGCGCGTGATCCGCTCGCCGTGCGTGACGCGGTCGCGCCTCTCACGGAGGGCCGCGGCGCGGACCTCGTGCTCTCGTGCGTGAACGTGCCCGGGGTCGAGCTCTCGGCGATCCTCGCGGCCCGCGATCGCGGCAAGGTCTACTATTTCGCCATGAGCACGAGCTTCACGGCCGCCGCGCTCGGCGCCGAGGGCATCGGCCGCGACGTGGATCTCTTCATCGGCAACGGCTACGCCCACGATCACGCCGAGCACACGCTCTCGCTCGTGCGCGCGAGCCGCCCGCTCCACGAGCTCATGCAACGCCGCTACACGTGA
- a CDS encoding formate--tetrahydrofolate ligase, with protein MTLPQSALPIGPQGIFDVARELGVSEDHVEPYGRNKAKIDLAALARPASGAGRLVLVSAINPTPAGEGKTTTSIGLAMGMRRLGKRAVLCLREPSLGPVFGVKGGGTGGGRATLVPADDINLHFTGDIHAISTAHNLLSAMVDNACHFNTSFGDKGAIDPRQVTWGRALDMNDRALRNVVVGLGRKADGVPRQDRFDITAASEVMAIVALAEGPEDLERRLGRIVIGQSTSGAPITAADVGAASAMTALLRDAIKPNLVQTDEGGPALVHAGPFANIAHGCSSVVATRLGLLSGDYVITEAGFGFDLGGEKFLDIKCRTMGVFPRVLVLVATLRALKMHGGAPVKRAAEPDEKALEAGLAHLDKHLDSAVFFGLPVVVAINVFPNDTQEELALVDAAMKRRGVRAVRCEGFMRGGEGALELAEAVATAADATDGAPPAPRFTYELAEPLRDKITKIARTIYGADGVTFTAAAERDARRIEELGHGGVPICMAKTQLSLSDEPTLVGRPTNFQVTVREIRLSAGAGFAVALTGDMMTMPGLPREPSALRVKLLPTGKIRGLMQND; from the coding sequence GTGACCCTTCCGCAGAGCGCTTTGCCCATCGGACCCCAGGGGATCTTCGACGTCGCGCGCGAGCTCGGCGTGTCCGAGGATCACGTGGAGCCCTACGGCCGCAACAAGGCGAAGATCGATCTCGCCGCCCTCGCGCGCCCCGCCTCGGGCGCAGGGCGCCTCGTGCTCGTCTCGGCCATCAACCCGACGCCCGCGGGCGAAGGGAAGACGACGACGTCGATCGGCCTCGCGATGGGCATGCGTCGCCTCGGCAAGCGCGCCGTGCTCTGCCTGCGCGAGCCCTCGCTCGGCCCGGTCTTCGGCGTGAAGGGCGGCGGGACGGGCGGCGGTCGCGCGACGCTCGTGCCCGCCGACGACATCAACCTGCACTTCACCGGCGACATCCACGCGATCTCCACCGCGCACAACCTCCTGTCCGCGATGGTCGACAACGCCTGCCACTTCAACACGTCGTTCGGCGACAAGGGCGCGATCGACCCGCGCCAGGTGACGTGGGGCCGTGCGCTCGACATGAACGACCGCGCCCTGCGCAACGTGGTCGTCGGCCTCGGCCGCAAGGCCGACGGCGTGCCGCGGCAGGATCGCTTCGACATCACGGCCGCGAGCGAGGTGATGGCGATCGTGGCGCTCGCCGAGGGGCCCGAGGATCTCGAGAGGCGCCTCGGCCGCATCGTGATCGGGCAGAGCACGAGCGGCGCGCCGATCACGGCGGCCGACGTGGGCGCCGCCTCCGCGATGACCGCGCTCCTTCGCGACGCGATCAAGCCGAACCTCGTGCAGACCGACGAAGGAGGCCCGGCCCTCGTGCACGCCGGGCCCTTCGCGAACATCGCCCACGGATGCTCCTCCGTCGTCGCGACCCGCCTCGGCCTGCTCTCCGGCGACTACGTGATCACGGAGGCGGGCTTCGGCTTCGATCTCGGCGGCGAGAAGTTCCTCGACATCAAGTGCAGGACGATGGGCGTCTTCCCGCGCGTGCTCGTCCTCGTGGCCACGCTGCGCGCCCTCAAGATGCACGGCGGCGCCCCGGTCAAGCGCGCGGCCGAGCCCGACGAGAAGGCGCTCGAAGCCGGCCTCGCGCACCTGGACAAACACCTCGACTCGGCCGTGTTCTTCGGCCTTCCCGTCGTCGTGGCCATCAACGTCTTCCCGAACGACACGCAAGAGGAGCTCGCCCTGGTCGATGCGGCCATGAAGCGCCGCGGCGTACGCGCGGTCCGCTGCGAAGGCTTCATGCGCGGCGGGGAGGGAGCGCTCGAGCTCGCCGAGGCCGTCGCGACTGCGGCCGACGCGACCGACGGCGCGCCGCCCGCGCCCCGCTTCACCTACGAGCTCGCCGAGCCGCTGCGTGACAAGATCACCAAGATCGCCCGCACGATCTACGGCGCGGACGGCGTCACCTTCACCGCCGCCGCCGAGCGCGACGCGCGACGCATCGAGGAGCTCGGCCACGGCGGCGTGCCCATTTGCATGGCGAAGACCCAGCTCTCGCTCTCCGACGAACCAACACTCGTTGGACGTCCAACGAACTTCCAGGTCACCGTGCGCGAGATCCGCCTCAGCGCCGGCGCAGGCTTCGCCGTCGCGCTCACCGGCGACATGATGACCATGCCCGGCCTGCCCCGCGAGCCCTCGGCCCTGCGCGTGAAGCTCCTGCCCACGGGCAAGATCCGCGGCCTCATGCAGAACGACTGA
- a CDS encoding ATP-binding protein has translation MPIGIDLRTRTTLVCGALALVIAVSILLRGRVRTVHLLFAAFAGDIGLWYLSQSLFGFFQQTIWERFTAILAVLLPQFALHLFEAMIPHEGDRPSRLPRLAGVLAVPMVLLVLSPKQGFWLVRGAVFFYVFAFLTAGLWELGQRGARSGSRATQRRVRFLVVIGALAGLASVADFAWFLGVNPAPVGAALSVVFLFILAQALRHERLLDVYEMLARLLVATAVAFLIAGIFYVLITFIGGFNTMYLNAVLAAIVILVLFDPLRERVAEQIQKLFFRDRFDLEQSVADARRRLVHVLELDELGSIVMTALEQSRRVTKAALYLRDADGTGFDKLAALGQGSPPRIEVATARALLDRLVVGPLSLEELKREVRERKARGARTDASEAVLSAAAVLGSLRDGAVILRIRAEGDEIVGLLVVVDERVRDAFSPEEITLLDAISTQVGVVIENSRVYQQMKERDRLAVLGQMAAGLAHEIRNPLGAIKGSAQLLAEPGPDGREPDTQSREFISIILEEVERLDRVVGSVLDLARANQGAVVPTDVNAVVRRTLQVLSTERASQDLTVEVNLDPSLPRVAIDPEKLRQVLMNLYRNAAQAMKGRGKIAVSTRVRLGRGTTRSGTGMADDPFVELTVADNGPGISQKVLENIFLPFFSTKEKGTGLGLAISQRIAQGAGGRIEVRSYEGKGSTFAVILPAAMDALGAPSSTPTPLSRSA, from the coding sequence GTGCCGATAGGGATCGATCTCCGGACCCGGACCACGCTCGTCTGCGGCGCGCTCGCGCTCGTCATCGCCGTCTCGATCCTGCTCCGCGGGCGCGTCCGCACCGTCCACCTGCTCTTCGCGGCGTTCGCGGGCGATATCGGCCTCTGGTACCTGTCGCAGTCGCTCTTCGGCTTCTTCCAGCAGACGATCTGGGAGCGCTTCACCGCGATCCTCGCGGTGCTCTTGCCGCAGTTCGCGCTCCACCTCTTCGAGGCGATGATCCCGCACGAGGGCGATCGCCCGAGCCGCCTGCCGCGCCTCGCGGGCGTGCTCGCGGTCCCCATGGTGCTGCTCGTGCTCAGCCCCAAGCAGGGCTTCTGGCTCGTGCGCGGCGCGGTGTTCTTCTACGTCTTCGCCTTCCTCACGGCGGGGCTCTGGGAGCTCGGGCAACGCGGCGCGCGGAGCGGCTCGCGCGCGACGCAGCGGCGCGTCCGCTTCCTCGTGGTGATCGGCGCGCTCGCGGGCCTCGCGAGCGTCGCCGATTTCGCCTGGTTCCTCGGCGTGAACCCGGCTCCCGTCGGCGCGGCGCTCAGCGTGGTGTTCCTCTTCATCCTGGCGCAAGCGCTCCGCCACGAGCGGCTGCTCGACGTCTACGAGATGCTCGCGCGCCTGCTCGTCGCCACGGCCGTCGCCTTCCTGATCGCGGGGATCTTCTACGTCCTCATCACGTTCATCGGCGGCTTCAACACGATGTACCTGAACGCCGTGCTCGCGGCGATCGTGATCCTCGTCCTCTTCGATCCGCTGCGCGAGCGGGTGGCGGAGCAGATCCAGAAGCTCTTCTTCCGCGATCGCTTCGACCTCGAGCAATCCGTGGCCGACGCGCGGCGGCGGCTCGTGCACGTGCTCGAGCTCGACGAGCTCGGCTCGATCGTGATGACGGCGCTCGAGCAGTCGCGCCGCGTGACCAAGGCAGCGCTCTACCTGCGTGACGCGGACGGCACGGGGTTCGACAAGCTCGCGGCACTCGGGCAGGGCTCGCCGCCGCGGATCGAGGTCGCGACGGCGCGCGCGCTCCTCGATCGGCTCGTCGTCGGTCCGCTCTCGCTCGAAGAGCTCAAGCGCGAGGTGCGCGAGCGCAAGGCACGCGGCGCGCGGACGGACGCGTCCGAGGCGGTGCTCAGCGCGGCCGCGGTGCTCGGGAGCCTGCGGGACGGCGCGGTCATCCTGCGGATCCGGGCCGAGGGCGACGAGATCGTGGGGCTGCTCGTCGTGGTCGACGAGCGCGTGCGGGACGCCTTCTCGCCCGAGGAGATCACGCTGCTCGACGCGATCTCCACGCAGGTCGGCGTGGTCATCGAGAACTCGCGCGTCTACCAGCAGATGAAGGAGCGGGATCGGCTCGCCGTGCTCGGGCAGATGGCGGCCGGCCTCGCGCACGAGATCCGCAACCCGCTCGGGGCGATCAAGGGCTCGGCGCAGCTCCTCGCGGAGCCCGGGCCCGACGGGCGCGAGCCGGACACGCAGTCGCGCGAGTTCATCAGCATCATCCTCGAGGAGGTCGAGCGGCTCGATCGTGTGGTCGGCTCGGTCCTCGATCTCGCGCGCGCGAACCAGGGCGCGGTGGTGCCGACGGACGTGAACGCGGTCGTGCGCCGCACCCTGCAGGTGCTCTCGACCGAACGAGCGAGCCAGGATCTGACGGTGGAGGTGAACCTCGATCCGAGCCTGCCGCGGGTCGCGATCGATCCGGAGAAGCTCCGGCAGGTGCTCATGAACCTCTACCGCAACGCGGCGCAGGCGATGAAAGGGCGGGGGAAGATCGCGGTGTCGACGCGCGTGCGGCTCGGCCGCGGGACCACGCGCAGCGGGACGGGTATGGCGGACGATCCCTTCGTGGAGCTCACGGTCGCCGACAACGGGCCGGGGATCTCGCAGAAGGTGCTGGAGAACATCTTCCTGCCGTTCTTCTCCACGAAGGAGAAGGGGACGGGCCTCGGGCTCGCGATCAGCCAGAGGATCGCGCAGGGCGCGGGCGGGCGTATCGAGGTGCGATCGTACGAGGGCAAAGGATCGACGTTCGCGGTGATCCTGCCGGCGGCGATGGACGCGCTCGGGGCGCCGTCGTCGACGCCGACGCCGCTCAGTCGTTCTGCATGA
- a CDS encoding sigma 54-interacting transcriptional regulator, which produces MADAGPRISPLDRSSSLEAGAGRAEGVFGAEAGAAQAGAVMAAPSARASLRGLAAVDDLLCTKGSSGLVVLHGPRATLSAVGAHAARRAQVIGRACHRITEVAWDEPWREIAAQMGIGDVVEPRLVAARIVAAASGAMIVVAEGAPTHWGQAVVEEMARLFVAPRAGAAPLVLLLREVAAAPAGARLVQIDPIASPEDLRRFWEAIAQAAELRLGAEEGRLEALERWWSAARRAPLDGRAEQIPLEPGQRRLCARLALAQRSFPVAEAGRLGTSEDVAALVARGAVTIDAAGSMKLTGAAPMELEAEHDDAIAVASALEGVFPIDPWAMLRAAELWARAGFSERAEALASRALAGVAEPSARVDFWRRWESALALFSGEAMTKALLRSAELALRVGDAERATGFARAAAARDGNAPEVMITLGKALSAEGDLTTATIVLERAMSRAEERGARARAAVELAEVRYTAGDLEAARRFAEEAQGGASELATRLGARNVLGKLLLAAASWSEAEAHFAADAWEAACGGEGIAELRARLNRAIAVLSAGRLDEARPMLAAVLDDGAARGEHRAVGFALTNLATIAILKRDHPEAIHLSERAIEVFRRIRERLFLATVIPNLAELRLDLGLVAEAEQTLAFGRQACGPAIPGTRAPHFALVAARIHLARGRTLEARAELASAIAGASGSSNGAKLCECHCLAARIALDDGNVARAAQAIERARAHASSTQARAEVALLEATRARAAGDPWDDAAEEALDLAREADAPELEREARVLLCHAELARGDTREAEAHLQAASASRDLMASSLPEGIRERFLARPELRALAALSARAPRGSEPGQRPCERCGEASCPGCSSPSLSPSSPPSRGASPSRSAVTAIERIVGRDPAMLALLTAIKKVAKADTTVLIQGESGSGKELVADAIHEMSPRRAGPLVKVNCSALVETLLLSELFGHEKGAFTGAQARRRGRFELAEGGTIFLDEIGDISQRTQVALLRVLEDKSFERVGGAQPIRANVRILCATHRDLRAMVARGEFREDLYYRLRQVVLEVPSLRQRIADMPLITSALLTRIAQERGEPQKRLSDRALEALMKHAWHGNVRELENALRAASLFAEGDLIELEDFTTNVEYMRGAVAESPRASSPPSSPEQEARGPLAERRSQGEGDSTPVEVTYAHVRSGVSLSDMKRKIERECIARALEESGGNITRAAALLGMKRPRLSQLVKQYGLGSASEDGS; this is translated from the coding sequence GTGGCGGACGCCGGACCTCGCATTTCTCCGCTCGATCGGTCTTCCTCCCTGGAGGCGGGAGCTGGCCGCGCCGAAGGTGTCTTCGGCGCGGAGGCAGGCGCGGCGCAGGCCGGCGCGGTGATGGCTGCGCCTTCGGCGCGCGCCTCGCTCCGCGGGCTCGCGGCCGTGGATGATCTTTTGTGCACAAAGGGATCGAGCGGGCTCGTGGTGTTGCACGGGCCCCGCGCGACGCTCTCGGCGGTGGGGGCGCACGCGGCGCGGCGGGCGCAGGTGATCGGGCGCGCGTGCCACCGGATCACCGAGGTCGCGTGGGACGAGCCCTGGCGCGAGATCGCGGCGCAGATGGGGATCGGCGACGTGGTCGAGCCGCGCCTTGTGGCCGCGCGGATCGTGGCCGCGGCGAGCGGCGCGATGATCGTCGTGGCCGAAGGCGCGCCGACGCACTGGGGACAGGCGGTCGTGGAGGAGATGGCGCGCCTCTTCGTCGCGCCACGCGCCGGCGCTGCGCCGCTCGTGCTCTTGCTGCGCGAGGTGGCGGCGGCGCCCGCGGGCGCGCGCCTCGTGCAGATCGATCCGATCGCGTCGCCCGAGGATCTTCGTCGCTTCTGGGAGGCCATCGCGCAGGCCGCCGAGCTCCGCCTCGGCGCGGAGGAGGGGCGGCTCGAGGCGCTCGAGCGCTGGTGGTCCGCGGCCAGGCGCGCGCCGCTCGACGGGCGAGCCGAGCAGATCCCGCTCGAACCCGGGCAGAGGCGGCTCTGCGCGCGGCTCGCGCTGGCGCAGCGCAGTTTTCCTGTCGCGGAGGCGGGGCGACTCGGCACGAGCGAGGACGTGGCGGCGCTCGTCGCGCGTGGCGCGGTGACGATCGACGCGGCGGGGTCGATGAAGCTCACGGGAGCGGCGCCGATGGAGCTCGAGGCGGAGCACGACGACGCGATCGCGGTGGCGAGCGCGCTCGAAGGGGTGTTCCCGATCGATCCCTGGGCGATGCTCCGCGCGGCCGAGCTGTGGGCGCGCGCGGGCTTCTCGGAGCGGGCCGAGGCGCTCGCGTCGCGCGCGCTCGCAGGCGTCGCGGAGCCCTCGGCGCGCGTGGATTTCTGGCGGCGCTGGGAGAGCGCGCTCGCGCTCTTCTCGGGCGAGGCGATGACGAAGGCGCTGCTCCGCTCGGCCGAGCTCGCGCTCCGCGTGGGCGACGCGGAGCGGGCGACGGGGTTCGCGCGGGCAGCAGCCGCGCGGGACGGGAACGCGCCGGAGGTGATGATCACGCTGGGCAAGGCGCTCAGCGCGGAGGGGGATCTCACGACGGCGACGATCGTGCTCGAGCGAGCGATGAGCCGGGCGGAGGAGCGCGGCGCGCGGGCGCGCGCGGCCGTGGAGCTCGCCGAGGTGCGGTACACGGCCGGTGATCTCGAGGCCGCGCGGAGGTTCGCCGAGGAGGCGCAGGGCGGCGCGTCGGAGCTCGCGACGCGGCTCGGCGCGCGCAACGTGCTCGGCAAGCTCCTGCTCGCGGCGGCGTCGTGGAGCGAAGCGGAGGCACATTTCGCGGCCGACGCGTGGGAGGCGGCGTGCGGCGGCGAGGGGATCGCGGAGCTCCGGGCGCGGCTCAACCGCGCGATCGCCGTGCTCTCGGCCGGCAGGCTCGACGAGGCGCGGCCGATGCTCGCCGCGGTGCTCGACGACGGCGCGGCGCGCGGCGAGCACCGCGCCGTGGGTTTCGCCCTGACGAACCTCGCGACGATCGCCATCCTGAAGCGTGATCATCCGGAGGCGATCCACCTCTCGGAGCGCGCGATCGAGGTCTTCCGGCGCATCCGCGAGCGGCTCTTCCTCGCCACCGTGATCCCGAACCTCGCGGAGCTCCGGCTCGATCTCGGGCTGGTGGCCGAGGCGGAGCAGACGCTCGCGTTCGGGCGGCAGGCGTGCGGGCCGGCGATCCCGGGGACACGCGCGCCGCACTTCGCGCTCGTCGCGGCGCGGATCCACCTCGCGCGTGGCAGGACGCTCGAAGCGCGGGCGGAGCTCGCTTCGGCGATCGCCGGGGCGAGCGGATCGAGCAACGGCGCGAAGCTCTGCGAGTGCCACTGCCTCGCGGCGCGTATCGCGCTCGACGACGGCAACGTCGCGCGCGCGGCGCAGGCGATCGAGCGCGCCCGGGCGCACGCGAGCTCGACGCAGGCGCGCGCGGAGGTCGCGCTGCTCGAAGCGACGCGGGCGCGCGCCGCAGGGGATCCTTGGGACGACGCCGCGGAGGAGGCGCTCGATCTGGCGCGTGAAGCGGACGCGCCGGAGCTCGAGCGTGAGGCCCGCGTGCTCCTCTGCCACGCGGAGCTCGCACGCGGAGACACGCGCGAGGCCGAGGCGCACCTGCAGGCGGCGAGCGCGTCGCGGGATCTGATGGCGTCGTCGTTGCCCGAGGGGATCCGCGAGCGGTTCCTCGCGCGGCCCGAGCTGCGCGCGCTCGCGGCGCTCTCGGCGCGGGCGCCGCGCGGGAGCGAGCCGGGGCAGAGGCCTTGCGAGCGATGCGGCGAGGCGTCCTGTCCTGGTTGCTCCTCGCCGTCGCTCTCCCCGTCGTCGCCGCCGTCGCGTGGGGCCTCGCCCTCGCGATCGGCGGTGACGGCGATCGAGCGGATCGTGGGGCGTGACCCGGCGATGCTCGCACTGCTCACGGCCATCAAGAAGGTCGCGAAGGCCGACACGACGGTGCTGATCCAGGGCGAGAGCGGCTCCGGCAAGGAGCTCGTCGCCGACGCGATCCACGAGATGAGCCCGCGCCGCGCGGGGCCACTCGTCAAGGTGAACTGCTCGGCGCTCGTCGAGACGCTCCTGCTCTCCGAGCTCTTCGGCCACGAGAAGGGCGCGTTCACGGGCGCGCAGGCGCGGCGCCGCGGCCGGTTCGAGCTCGCCGAGGGCGGCACGATCTTCCTCGACGAGATCGGCGACATCTCGCAGCGGACGCAGGTCGCGCTCCTCCGCGTGCTCGAGGACAAGAGCTTCGAGCGCGTCGGCGGCGCCCAGCCGATCCGCGCGAACGTGCGGATCCTCTGCGCCACGCACCGGGATCTCCGCGCGATGGTCGCGCGCGGCGAGTTCCGCGAGGACCTCTACTACCGGCTGCGGCAGGTCGTGCTTGAGGTCCCCTCGCTCCGCCAGCGCATCGCGGACATGCCCCTCATCACCTCCGCCTTGCTCACGCGTATCGCGCAGGAGCGCGGCGAGCCGCAGAAGCGGCTCTCGGATCGGGCGCTCGAGGCGCTCATGAAGCACGCCTGGCACGGCAACGTGCGCGAGCTCGAGAACGCGCTGCGCGCGGCCTCGCTCTTCGCGGAGGGTGACCTCATCGAGCTCGAGGACTTCACGACGAACGTCGAGTACATGCGCGGCGCTGTTGCCGAGAGCCCGAGGGCCTCGTCGCCGCCCTCGTCTCCCGAGCAAGAGGCGCGTGGTCCGCTCGCCGAGCGCCGATCGCAGGGGGAGGGCGATTCGACGCCGGTCGAGGTGACGTACGCGCACGTCCGTTCGGGGGTGAGCCTGAGCGATATGAAGCGGAAGATCGAGCGTGAGTGCATCGCGCGCGCGCTCGAGGAGAGCGGCGGGAACATCACCCGCGCCGCGGCGCTTCTGGGGATGAAGCGGCCGAGGCTATCGCAACTCGTGAAGCAGTACGGACTGGGCAGCGCGTCGGAGGACGGATCATGA
- a CDS encoding DUF2520 domain-containing protein — MAKKDRVFILGAGKVGAGLTRALRSVGYPVTLRPQRSGLPKRRVDAAFVILAVRDRDLQPLAERIRDAGLLGHQKAVVVHCAGALGPEPLAPLRSENVAVAQMHPMISFASTEDTPSLTRGQLHVDGDPRALRAAAKIGRSLGMTPRTISGLDRVLYHAAAGLVANGAAALAAGGVDLLGRAGVPADTAAAMLGPLLRSVADNVETMGLPAALTGPVRRGDAAGVGRHLEMLSRAAPHLVPLYVAASKLQVPLARALGDAPAESFDAIVTVLEKAPDGA; from the coding sequence ATGGCGAAGAAGGACCGCGTGTTCATCCTGGGCGCAGGCAAGGTCGGCGCGGGCCTCACGCGGGCGCTGCGGAGCGTGGGGTACCCCGTGACGCTCCGGCCGCAGCGGAGCGGGCTGCCGAAGCGGCGCGTCGACGCTGCTTTCGTGATCCTCGCGGTGCGGGATCGTGACCTCCAGCCGCTCGCGGAGCGGATCCGGGACGCGGGCCTCTTGGGGCACCAGAAGGCCGTGGTCGTGCACTGCGCGGGCGCGCTCGGCCCGGAGCCGCTCGCGCCGCTGCGGAGCGAGAACGTCGCGGTCGCGCAGATGCACCCGATGATCTCGTTCGCGTCGACGGAAGACACGCCGTCGCTCACGCGAGGGCAGCTCCACGTGGACGGAGACCCGCGCGCCCTGCGGGCCGCGGCGAAGATCGGGCGGAGCCTCGGGATGACGCCGCGCACGATATCGGGGCTCGATCGCGTGCTTTACCACGCGGCGGCCGGGCTCGTGGCGAACGGGGCGGCGGCGCTCGCCGCAGGCGGGGTGGATCTGCTCGGGCGCGCGGGCGTGCCGGCGGACACGGCGGCGGCGATGCTGGGGCCGCTCCTTCGAAGCGTCGCGGACAACGTGGAGACGATGGGTTTGCCGGCGGCGCTCACGGGGCCGGTGCGGCGCGGGGACGCGGCGGGCGTGGGCCGGCACCTCGAGATGCTCTCGCGCGCGGCGCCGCACCTCGTGCCGCTCTACGTCGCGGCTTCGAAGCTGCAGGTGCCGCTCGCGCGCGCCCTGGGCGACGCGCCGGCGGAAAGCTTCGATGCCATCGTGACGGTGCTCGAAAAGGCGCCGGACGGCGCCTGA
- the nadD gene encoding nicotinate (nicotinamide) nucleotide adenylyltransferase, with protein MARAADEPEAPAPTSGHRVAVFGGSFNPPHVAHVLAAVYVLSTEPLDEVLVVPVYRHPFSKELAPFEDRLEMCRLAFAWIPRVRVSPVERELGGESLTLRTLEHLRSTHPDWSMRLLLGADVIADLAKWHRFDRIAELAPPLFVGRAGVTIESAPEPMLPKISSTEVRDAIGRGESERVDKLVPREVLAYAAEHGLYRRS; from the coding sequence ATGGCAAGAGCAGCGGATGAGCCGGAGGCGCCCGCGCCGACGTCGGGTCATCGGGTCGCCGTGTTCGGAGGGAGCTTCAACCCGCCGCACGTCGCGCACGTGCTCGCGGCGGTGTACGTGCTCTCGACGGAGCCCCTCGACGAGGTGCTCGTCGTGCCGGTCTACAGGCACCCGTTCTCCAAGGAGCTCGCGCCGTTCGAGGATCGCCTCGAGATGTGCAGGCTCGCGTTCGCCTGGATCCCGCGCGTTCGCGTCTCCCCCGTGGAGCGCGAGCTCGGCGGCGAGAGCCTCACGTTGCGGACGCTCGAACATCTGCGGTCGACCCACCCCGACTGGTCGATGCGCCTCTTGCTCGGCGCGGACGTGATCGCGGACCTCGCGAAGTGGCACCGGTTCGATCGGATCGCGGAGCTCGCGCCGCCGCTCTTCGTGGGCCGCGCAGGCGTGACGATCGAGAGCGCGCCGGAGCCGATGCTGCCGAAGATCTCGAGCACCGAGGTGCGGGACGCGATCGGCCGCGGCGAGAGCGAGCGCGTGGACAAACTCGTCCCGCGCGAGGTGCTCGCGTACGCCGCCGAGCATGGTCTCTACCGGAGGAGCTGA